In Mytilus edulis chromosome 7, xbMytEdul2.2, whole genome shotgun sequence, a single genomic region encodes these proteins:
- the LOC139482030 gene encoding uncharacterized protein isoform X3, producing MNMNFALSIYTISFIIIFKIYEAYSMTVIINQNISGVIGEGGTRIQCLYTREIVTKIFTIELKANNETIATFLPDEEPRLTTKGQYLEGRVTLMNISKVSTEAVMIFDSLTCDDQTNYSCSMVYLGQNGRTEESHSGISTLYVKDPPSKPEYVAIVDVLEDESTTVSQIQNTSFPPNFTEISTVKQSTTTAIFQEGDTITCSCAGNVGKPPGKFIWQKYRHGEKVPMNYTNITTKATEVPDKCSYYGISYLQFQVTALDNQAIIRCVLDSPLAKPYMYVEMKPIDIKSFTTTFPTISSSFTGAEVASESYSGYIGLGIGVFALVLLIAYGIFLFIRNQRERSYAVQRESTNRNLCIIDPLIQDSGHCEIISMTVDIDKETSVGAVVIIDDPRLPTNENLTRQEEDKDNQTPTFQTKTTKARAEKEQTQRITIKNRT from the exons ATGAATATGAATTTTGCACTGTCCATTtatacaatttcttttattataatatttaagatttacg AGGCATATTCAATGACAGTCatcataaatcaaaacatttccGGAGTGATAGGAGAAGGCGGTACAAGAATACAATGCTTATACACCAGGGAAATTGTGACTAAAATTTTTACCATTGAGTTAAAAGCTAACAATGAGACAATTGCAACATTTTTACCAGATGAGGAACCAAGATTGACAACAAAGGGACAGTATTTGGAAGGAAGAGTCACACTGATGAATATAAGTAAAGTGTCTACAGAAGCTGTCATGATATTCGATAGTCTAACCTGTGATGATCAAACTAACTATAGTTGTTCCATGGTTTATCTCGGCCAAAATGGTAGAACAGAAGAAAGTCATTCAGGAATTTCAACACTTTATGTGAAAG ATCCACCGTCAAAACCTGAATACGTAGCGATTGTAGATGTACTAGAAGATGAATCAACAACTGTATCACAGATTCAAAATACAAGTTTTCCTccaaattttactgaaatttccACTGTTAAACAATCTacaacaactgccattttccaaGAAGGAGACACCATTACATGTAGCTGTGCCGGAAATGTTGGAAAGCCTCCAGGAAAATTTATATGGCAAAAATATCGACATGGAGAAAAAGTTCCTATGAACTACACAAATATTACTACAAAAGCGACTGAAGTTCCAGACAAGTGCTCCTACTACGGTATAAGTTACCTTCAGTTCCAGGTAACTGCCTTAGATAACCAAGCAATCATTCGGTGTGTCCTTGATTCGCCGTTGGCAAAACCATATATGTATGTGGAAATGAAACCGATAGACATCAAGT CTTTTACGACCACGTTTCCTACCATAAGCAGTAGTTTTACGGGTGCAGAGGTAGCATCAGAATCATACAGTGGATACATAG GACTTGGTATTGGTGTATTTGCTCTGGTTTTATTGATTGCGtatggaatttttttatttataagaaaTCAAAGAGA GAGAAGTTATGCAGTTCAGCGAGAATCAACGAACAGAAATTTGTGCATCATAGACCCACTTATACAAGATTCAGGTCACTGTGAAATCATTTCGATGACTGTTGATATTGACAAAGAGACATCAGTGGGTGCTGTCGTAATTATTGACGACCCAAGATTACCTACCAATGAAAATTTGACAAGACAAGAAGAAGATAAGGACAACCAAACCCCGAC ATTCCAAACAAAGACAACAAAGGCCAGAGCGGAGAAAGAACAAACACAAAGAATCACAATAAAGAACAGAACATGA
- the LOC139482030 gene encoding uncharacterized protein isoform X2: MNMNFALSIYTISFIIIFKIYEAYSMTVIINQNISGVIGEGGTRIQCLYTREIVTKIFTIELKANNETIATFLPDEEPRLTTKGQYLEGRVTLMNISKVSTEAVMIFDSLTCDDQTNYSCSMVYLGQNGRTEESHSGISTLYVKDPPSKPEYVAIVDVLEDESTTVSQIQNTSFPPNFTEISTVKQSTTTAIFQEGDTITCSCAGNVGKPPGKFIWQKYRHGEKVPMNYTNITTKATEVPDKCSYYGISYLQFQVTALDNQAIIRCVLDSPLAKPYMYVEMKPIDIKSFTTTFPTISSSFTGAEVASESYSGYIGLGIGVFALVLLIAYGIFLFIRNQRERSYAVQRESTNRNLCIIDPLIQDSGHCEIISMTVDIDKETSVGAVVIIDDPRLPTNENLTRQEEDKDNQTPTNTSPVQTVCVNAQLKEEVKSQIPNKDNKGQSGERTNTKNHNKEQNMMAEKESSL, encoded by the exons ATGAATATGAATTTTGCACTGTCCATTtatacaatttcttttattataatatttaagatttacg AGGCATATTCAATGACAGTCatcataaatcaaaacatttccGGAGTGATAGGAGAAGGCGGTACAAGAATACAATGCTTATACACCAGGGAAATTGTGACTAAAATTTTTACCATTGAGTTAAAAGCTAACAATGAGACAATTGCAACATTTTTACCAGATGAGGAACCAAGATTGACAACAAAGGGACAGTATTTGGAAGGAAGAGTCACACTGATGAATATAAGTAAAGTGTCTACAGAAGCTGTCATGATATTCGATAGTCTAACCTGTGATGATCAAACTAACTATAGTTGTTCCATGGTTTATCTCGGCCAAAATGGTAGAACAGAAGAAAGTCATTCAGGAATTTCAACACTTTATGTGAAAG ATCCACCGTCAAAACCTGAATACGTAGCGATTGTAGATGTACTAGAAGATGAATCAACAACTGTATCACAGATTCAAAATACAAGTTTTCCTccaaattttactgaaatttccACTGTTAAACAATCTacaacaactgccattttccaaGAAGGAGACACCATTACATGTAGCTGTGCCGGAAATGTTGGAAAGCCTCCAGGAAAATTTATATGGCAAAAATATCGACATGGAGAAAAAGTTCCTATGAACTACACAAATATTACTACAAAAGCGACTGAAGTTCCAGACAAGTGCTCCTACTACGGTATAAGTTACCTTCAGTTCCAGGTAACTGCCTTAGATAACCAAGCAATCATTCGGTGTGTCCTTGATTCGCCGTTGGCAAAACCATATATGTATGTGGAAATGAAACCGATAGACATCAAGT CTTTTACGACCACGTTTCCTACCATAAGCAGTAGTTTTACGGGTGCAGAGGTAGCATCAGAATCATACAGTGGATACATAG GACTTGGTATTGGTGTATTTGCTCTGGTTTTATTGATTGCGtatggaatttttttatttataagaaaTCAAAGAGA GAGAAGTTATGCAGTTCAGCGAGAATCAACGAACAGAAATTTGTGCATCATAGACCCACTTATACAAGATTCAGGTCACTGTGAAATCATTTCGATGACTGTTGATATTGACAAAGAGACATCAGTGGGTGCTGTCGTAATTATTGACGACCCAAGATTACCTACCAATGAAAATTTGACAAGACAAGAAGAAGATAAGGACAACCAAACCCCGAC CAATACATCTCCTGTCCAGACAGTATGTGTAAATGCTCAATTGAAGGAAGAAGTAAAATCTCAGATTCCAAACAAAGACAACAAAGGCCAGAGCGGAGAAAGAACAAACACAAAGAATCACAATAAAGAACAGAACATGATGGCAGAAAAGGAATCTAGCTT ATAA
- the LOC139482030 gene encoding uncharacterized protein isoform X1, giving the protein MNMNFALSIYTISFIIIFKIYEAYSMTVIINQNISGVIGEGGTRIQCLYTREIVTKIFTIELKANNETIATFLPDEEPRLTTKGQYLEGRVTLMNISKVSTEAVMIFDSLTCDDQTNYSCSMVYLGQNGRTEESHSGISTLYVKDPPSKPEYVAIVDVLEDESTTVSQIQNTSFPPNFTEISTVKQSTTTAIFQEGDTITCSCAGNVGKPPGKFIWQKYRHGEKVPMNYTNITTKATEVPDKCSYYGISYLQFQVTALDNQAIIRCVLDSPLAKPYMYVEMKPIDIKSFTTTFPTISSSFTGAEVASESYSGYIGLGIGVFALVLLIAYGIFLFIRNQRERSYAVQRESTNRNLCIIDPLIQDSGHCEIISMTVDIDKETSVGAVVIIDDPRLPTNENLTRQEEDKDNQTPTNTSPVQTVCVNAQLKEEVKSQIPNKDNKGQSGERTNTKNHNKEQNMMAEKESSLTAD; this is encoded by the exons ATGAATATGAATTTTGCACTGTCCATTtatacaatttcttttattataatatttaagatttacg AGGCATATTCAATGACAGTCatcataaatcaaaacatttccGGAGTGATAGGAGAAGGCGGTACAAGAATACAATGCTTATACACCAGGGAAATTGTGACTAAAATTTTTACCATTGAGTTAAAAGCTAACAATGAGACAATTGCAACATTTTTACCAGATGAGGAACCAAGATTGACAACAAAGGGACAGTATTTGGAAGGAAGAGTCACACTGATGAATATAAGTAAAGTGTCTACAGAAGCTGTCATGATATTCGATAGTCTAACCTGTGATGATCAAACTAACTATAGTTGTTCCATGGTTTATCTCGGCCAAAATGGTAGAACAGAAGAAAGTCATTCAGGAATTTCAACACTTTATGTGAAAG ATCCACCGTCAAAACCTGAATACGTAGCGATTGTAGATGTACTAGAAGATGAATCAACAACTGTATCACAGATTCAAAATACAAGTTTTCCTccaaattttactgaaatttccACTGTTAAACAATCTacaacaactgccattttccaaGAAGGAGACACCATTACATGTAGCTGTGCCGGAAATGTTGGAAAGCCTCCAGGAAAATTTATATGGCAAAAATATCGACATGGAGAAAAAGTTCCTATGAACTACACAAATATTACTACAAAAGCGACTGAAGTTCCAGACAAGTGCTCCTACTACGGTATAAGTTACCTTCAGTTCCAGGTAACTGCCTTAGATAACCAAGCAATCATTCGGTGTGTCCTTGATTCGCCGTTGGCAAAACCATATATGTATGTGGAAATGAAACCGATAGACATCAAGT CTTTTACGACCACGTTTCCTACCATAAGCAGTAGTTTTACGGGTGCAGAGGTAGCATCAGAATCATACAGTGGATACATAG GACTTGGTATTGGTGTATTTGCTCTGGTTTTATTGATTGCGtatggaatttttttatttataagaaaTCAAAGAGA GAGAAGTTATGCAGTTCAGCGAGAATCAACGAACAGAAATTTGTGCATCATAGACCCACTTATACAAGATTCAGGTCACTGTGAAATCATTTCGATGACTGTTGATATTGACAAAGAGACATCAGTGGGTGCTGTCGTAATTATTGACGACCCAAGATTACCTACCAATGAAAATTTGACAAGACAAGAAGAAGATAAGGACAACCAAACCCCGAC CAATACATCTCCTGTCCAGACAGTATGTGTAAATGCTCAATTGAAGGAAGAAGTAAAATCTCAGATTCCAAACAAAGACAACAAAGGCCAGAGCGGAGAAAGAACAAACACAAAGAATCACAATAAAGAACAGAACATGATGGCAGAAAAGGAATCTAGCTT GACTGCAGATTGA